One window from the genome of Megalobrama amblycephala isolate DHTTF-2021 linkage group LG4, ASM1881202v1, whole genome shotgun sequence encodes:
- the LOC125267248 gene encoding serine protease FAM111A-like: protein MSGPNKSILDFFPKTQTDSNSGARRASQTGDNVQERINLTRKKKGNNGRVPLKERTNKFFNDEVKDGPSKNHMQQCDEGQSHTFNFRYKFKKHAVACDTSKTVLDALNTNKIFKKIKEDNKDKEIVIKRSKGEVPRAAVKADFPCCLIEKDELLDISFIKNTGNVDTKKKTTGRLSFSNESENLVIFYIKTKGGEKVKRLTKNNELRKKVEDVCVYAFKEDKLKAALRRDGRFIDVIFKKQCALREFGSEINHVMSSTVEHLDRKHFEIIVISDKNQPDSQDDFLSDVSPEMNEASAADLKENVDPKQHPINTEPEETKKGNTKKSKNTSAKYSKVIDSEEILEILRSQYKGLLETLKQRENLKNKSQVQTFFRAEYDKSVQSFSEVCKIKQLMRLADSVCQIRVEGSARGTGFLLFGQFILTNAHVVREFLESPDKLSSTKSLEAAFDFERLDSKVNLVPVKKQIAAYCYITDASKSHLDFALLELDAADEITGRPELLSHFSPGPLPSGGICIVGHPDGGIKKIDPCFIIEKTKLQEAADKHISENINFINVITQRSFEDKWDFYENQINYNSCFFHGSSGSPVFDEDCYLIGVHTGGYVYKGEKGKTRSIVEYAYSMHSILDMIRAQARIKGLHEIVNILEAYSDKSYEYETADQENETDIEMEDCD from the exons AAAACGCAGACTGACAGCAACAGTGGAGCCAGAAGGGCATCACAAACTGGTGATAATGTACAG GAAAGAATAAATCTTACGAGgaagaaaaaaggaaataatGGCCGTGTTCCTCTAAAG GAAAGGACAAACAAATTTTTCAATGATGAAGTTAAAGACGGTCCATCAAAAAACCATATGCAGCAG TGTGATGAAGGGCAAAGCCACACTTTCAATTTCCGCTACAAATTCAAGAAACATGCAGTGGCGTGTGATACATCCAAGACTGTGCTTGATGCTCTTAATACAAACAAGATTTTCAAGAAGATTAAAGAAGACAACAAGGATAAAGAAATAGTCATCAAGAGATCCAAAGGAGAAGTTCCTAGAGCTGCTGTGAAGGCCGATTTCCCCTGCTGTCTTATTGAAAAAGATGAGCTCCTAGATATATCCTTCATCAAAAATACTGGAAATGttgatacaaagaaaaaaacaactggAAGACTTTCATTCTCCAACGAATCAGAAAACTTAGTAATCTTTTACATTAAAACAAAAGGAGGGGAGAAAGTGAAACGCTTAACGAAAAACAATGAGCTGAGGAAGAAAGTTGAGGATGTCTGTGTGTACGCGTTCAAAGAAGACAAACTGAAGGCTGCTCTTCGCCGTGACGGACGATTCATAGATGTCATATTCAAGAAACAGTGTGCACTCCGTGAGTTTGGGAGCGAGATAAACCATGTAATGTCAAGCACTGTAGAGCATCTTGATCGAAAGCATTTTGAGATCATTGTTATCAGTGACAAAAACCAGCCAGACAGCCAAGATGACTTCTTGAGTGACGTCAGCCCTGAAATGAATGAAGCTTCAGCCGCTGATTTGAAAGAAAATGTTGATCCTAAACAGCATCCCATCAACACTGAACCAGAAGAAACCAAAAAGGGAAACACAAAGAAATCCAAAAATACTTCAGCTAAATACTCTAAAGTAATTGACTCTGAAGAGATTCTGGAAATTCTGCGTTCCCAGTATAAAGGTTTATTGGAGACGTTAAAGCAGCGAGAGAACCTAAAGAACAAATCTCAGGTTCAAACGTTCTTCAGAGCAGAATATGACAAAAGTGTTCAGAGTTTCTCTGAGGTGTGTAAAATAAAGCAGCTTATGAGACTCGCTGACTCTGTGTGTCAGATTCGAGTGGAGGGATCTGCTAGAGGAACCGGCTTCCTACTCTTTGGGCAGTTTATTCTCACTAACGCACACGTTGTTAGGGAATTTCTCGAATCTCCAGACAAGCTTTCTTCTACAAAGTCTTTAGAAGCTGCATTTGATTTTGAACGTCTGGACTCAAAAGTGAACCTGGTGCCGGTCAAGAAACAGATTGCTGCTTACTGTTACATAACAGATGCCAGTAAAAGTCATCTTGACTTTGCTCTTCTTGAACTGGATGCTGCTGATGAAATCACAGGCCGTCCTGAGTTGCTCAGTCATTTTAGTCCTGGCCCCCTTCCTAGTGGTGGGATCTGCATTGTGGGACATCCTGATGGTGGGATCAAGAAAATAGATCCCTGCTTCATCATTGAGAAAACAAAACTACAAGAGGCTGCAGATAAACACATATCTGAGAATATCAATTTCATTAATGTGATTACACAGAGGAGTTTTGAAGATAAATGGGACTTTTATGAAAACCAGATTAATTATAACTCTTGTTTCTTTCACGGATCTTCTGGCTCTCCAGTTTTTGATGAAGACTGCTATCTGATTGGTGTGCACACTGGTGGATATGTGTACAAAGGAGAAAAGGGTAAAACTAGGAGCATTGTGGAATACGCCTATTCCATGCATTCCATTCTGGATATGATCAGAGCACAGGCTAGGATAAAAGGTTTGCATGAGATTGTCAATATCTTAGAGGCCTACAGCGATAAAAGCTATGAGTATGAAACTGCAGATCAAGAGAATGAGACCGACATTGAGATGGAAGATTGTGATTGA